The Amycolatopsis sp. 195334CR genome window below encodes:
- the rlmN gene encoding 23S rRNA (adenine(2503)-C(2))-methyltransferase RlmN: MTALPLVFDAPKRGLPPRHLADLSAEERAAAVAELGEKPFRAKQLSNHYFSRLTVDPEQMTDIPAASRQRLVDDLMPPLLTEIRALACDDGSTRKTLWRAHDGTLVESVLMRYPDRATLCISSQAGCGMACPFCATGQGGLDRNLSTAEIVDQVRSAAAVMRDGEMAGGPGRLSNIVFMGMGEPLANYKRVVAAVRRITDPSPAGLGIGQRSVTVSTVGLAPAIRKLADEKMQVRLAVSLHTPDDELRDTLVPVNNRWSVDEVLEAARYYADTSGRRVSIEYALIRDINDQPWRADLLAKRLRQHLGQLVHVNVIPLNPTPGSKWDASPKPVEREFVRRVNEGGVACTVRDTRGQEIAAACGQLAAEG; the protein is encoded by the coding sequence ATGACTGCCCTCCCCCTTGTTTTCGACGCGCCCAAGCGCGGGCTGCCGCCGCGGCACCTCGCGGACCTGTCCGCCGAGGAGCGCGCTGCCGCCGTCGCCGAGCTGGGCGAGAAGCCCTTCCGCGCGAAGCAGCTGTCGAACCACTACTTCTCGCGGCTCACGGTCGACCCCGAGCAGATGACCGACATCCCGGCCGCGTCGCGGCAGCGGCTGGTCGACGACCTGATGCCGCCGCTGCTGACCGAGATCCGGGCGCTGGCCTGCGACGACGGCAGCACGCGCAAGACGCTGTGGCGCGCGCACGACGGCACGCTGGTGGAGAGCGTGCTGATGCGCTACCCCGATCGGGCGACGCTGTGCATCTCGAGCCAGGCCGGCTGCGGCATGGCGTGCCCGTTCTGCGCGACCGGGCAGGGCGGGCTCGACCGCAACCTGTCGACCGCGGAGATCGTGGACCAGGTGCGCTCGGCCGCCGCCGTCATGCGCGACGGCGAGATGGCCGGCGGGCCGGGGCGCCTGTCGAACATCGTGTTCATGGGCATGGGCGAGCCGCTGGCGAACTACAAGCGGGTGGTGGCGGCGGTGCGTCGGATCACGGATCCGTCGCCGGCCGGGTTGGGGATCGGTCAGCGTTCGGTGACGGTGTCGACGGTGGGGTTGGCGCCGGCGATCCGGAAGTTGGCGGACGAGAAGATGCAGGTGCGTCTGGCGGTGTCACTGCACACGCCGGACGATGAGTTGCGGGACACGCTGGTGCCGGTGAACAACCGGTGGTCGGTGGATGAGGTGCTGGAGGCGGCGCGGTATTACGCGGATACGTCGGGGCGCCGGGTGTCGATCGAGTATGCGTTGATCCGGGATATCAATGATCAGCCGTGGCGGGCGGATTTGCTGGCTAAGCGGTTGAGGCAGCATCTCGGTCAGTTGGTGCATGTGAACGTGATTCCGTTGAATCCGACGCCGGGTTCGAAGTGGGATGCGTCGCCGAAGCCGGTGGAGCGTGAGTTCGTGCGGCGGGTGAACGAGGGTGGCGTGGCGTGCACGGTCCGGGACACGCGCGGCCAGGAAATCGCGGCGGCTTGTGGTCAGCTGGCTGCTGAAGGCTGA
- a CDS encoding RHS repeat-associated core domain-containing protein gives MTARPVLRTLALFVGLAVGSTTVVATAQPADPVYANLPALQQEASVPGHDVPVAPLPANPVDSVAVTELPGAQWPAAATAQVSLAAPAAQRSAESVEDYRPAGDLPVSVAATGAGMAARSAEPGQVEVRTFDQDAATRAGVDGVLVSVADQGGAAGTELSVRVDYSKFAHAYGGDYGSRLRLLRMPSCVLTTPEKPECRDGELVRTDNRASKQDVTGEATIPAGPEPVVFAVQAAPSGAGGSFGASDLSPAGSWSAGGSSGDFTYSVPLRVPPASAGVAPKLGLGYSSGAVDGRTSATNNQASIVGDGWELSTGGFIERQYKPCSEDLGGNNQQRKTGDLCWATDNAVLSLNGVSAELVKVPNSNYWKPKHDDGSRIERLTGAVNGDKDGEHWKVTAADGTQYFLGLNRLPGWKDNDPVTNSAYTVPVFGNNKDEPCNATAFGDSWCQQGYRWNLDYVVDTNGNATTYYYDVETNHYGRDEAGDKQTPYIAGGQVRRIEYGLRSNALFAPAPARVWFDTVERCLPTATFACNPDQLNKDTAKSWPDVPFDAICKPGDLCDNKNSPAFFTRKRLVKVLTQIRAKVEGAAQWRDVDSWALRHQFPATGDGLSPALWLTSVQHIGHVGGTASTPEMVFHGQALPNRVDTNSDNRPPITRHRVQRVVGEAGGVVEVTYSGPQCVAGTNMPANAEHNTMRCFPTWWVPEFGYERELGWFHKYRVDAVSQDSRTTGPSIQKTYYEYSDKAAWHFDDAKFTEMKYRTWSQWRGYDLVRTIVGEPGTTRSITEERFLRGMDGDRLPNNGKRSVQVTDSEGGKVTDSEQLAGYSWESLQYDGTKLVSASVKDPWVKGPTATDGDNQAFMTNTASVRGRTLLGDGTWRRTTVNNRFDEYGNIDQVEDLGDTGKTGDESCARTTYAYNTTVGIINRQAAVRTIGQPCSAYPGEAQHLISDVRTSYDDLPHGTPPTKGNVSLTERWTGNSYQVNQRTSYDDLGRTTKVVNSENHEVTTSYAPGPEFLVDTVTKTDPLKHTAVTILEPAWGQATGEIGMSGERADVAYDPLGRVTKMWKPGRKKDLQSPNGEFEYEYRTDGPTTVTTRALRDNGSYNTSYTLFDGLLRERQQQLPAVKSGRIISDFFFDSRGLQHKVNGAYFNDLAPGKTLHEVLDNAVPNQTINEFDALQRETAVIYRHKGEEKWRTSSSYGGDRTTVVPPRGGTTTTVIKDVQGRIVERRQHHTADPASPFDTTRYTFNSRGQQESMTGPDGAVWRYDYDELGRKKADHDPDSGTSTYTYDNLDRLVTSTDARGHVQRTEYDALGRKIAEYQRPGADQPEVKSASWAYDYLKKGLLDSSTRWVNGQAYTKKVNAYDDALRPTSTSVVIPDTEQELKGDYKFTSAFDLNTGALLNEIHPAAGGLDREAIQHRYNSVGLPTMTFGAGTYVSDHLYTQHGETLRLTMGSGSKTVTSSMFYEEGTRRLQGVEVQRNTANSYLANRTYAYDPAGNITKIDDAPPGSARDVQCFSYDYLQRMTQAFTPASGNCEQQPTVAGLGGAAPYWNEYKYDTSGNRTEDVQHRADGDVTRTYDYGAADGSQPHTLRSVTQVGPNGTAKDEFGYDAAGNQTLRNVAGSPQTMEFDTSGRNTKVTEHDGRTYDYLYDADGNRLIKRTAQTTTLYLGGMELRLDNTTKTVSGSRYYNHGGSAVAVRTSGPQGKLSYLLGDHQGTAGMSVDAETLDVTTRRQDPFGNERGEQPQTWPDEKGFVGGTKDESGLTHLGAREYDPKNGRFTSADPVLDQDDPQQMNGYAYANNSPVTNSDPSGLYWKTVKTTKLVMKTFAFKAMWWLAAMPFFKFVLISYWVIQVFVYRVWIEPPWKGQASQQVSDEQAAREAGLSLAEYEEAKRAAADKRTWIQVAIEHGGEIVQEIVGVKGVVDNCFDNFNLVQCGLEIVSALPWAKLIKIGKIIGKIVEAFEKTVNWIRGREKAEASLRSVEQAKERLLSSCTKSHSFVPGTLVLMADGTHKSIDQVTLGDRVYATDPTTGESGPREVVATIESGGGMKNLVDITVTGDHSNVQLLGMVTATEGHPFWVPELGKFVPAKYLRAGMWLKSSDGSYVQVATVRAWTGSSRVHNLTVEADHTYYALAGAIGILNHNCSGGPEVGPGASLDNISGGEQRRIQNVADRLNTPVSLVGSRAKGTAHGMSDWDYVIPGINSRNRSRVQTSLPRGNEWLGRNRERIDIFSGSLVTSEPYITFHPRVN, from the coding sequence GTGACCGCCAGACCTGTCCTGCGCACGCTCGCGCTGTTCGTCGGCTTGGCCGTGGGCAGCACGACCGTGGTTGCCACCGCTCAGCCGGCTGACCCCGTCTACGCCAACCTGCCTGCGTTGCAGCAGGAGGCTTCGGTGCCCGGGCACGACGTGCCGGTGGCGCCGTTGCCCGCGAACCCGGTCGACTCGGTCGCGGTCACCGAACTACCAGGGGCGCAGTGGCCGGCTGCCGCGACGGCACAGGTGTCGCTGGCGGCACCGGCAGCCCAGCGCAGTGCTGAGTCGGTGGAGGACTACCGCCCGGCAGGCGATCTGCCGGTTTCCGTGGCAGCGACGGGCGCGGGAATGGCTGCTCGCTCTGCGGAACCCGGGCAGGTCGAGGTGCGCACGTTCGACCAGGACGCGGCCACGCGGGCAGGCGTGGACGGAGTCCTGGTCAGCGTCGCCGACCAGGGTGGAGCCGCGGGTACCGAGCTGTCGGTGCGGGTGGACTACAGCAAGTTCGCCCACGCTTACGGCGGCGACTACGGGTCGCGTCTTCGCCTGCTGCGCATGCCTTCCTGCGTGCTGACCACGCCGGAGAAGCCGGAATGCCGCGACGGTGAACTGGTGCGGACCGACAACCGCGCCTCGAAGCAGGACGTCACCGGTGAGGCCACCATCCCGGCTGGGCCAGAACCGGTCGTGTTCGCGGTGCAGGCGGCACCCAGTGGCGCTGGTGGCTCGTTCGGAGCATCCGACCTCAGCCCGGCGGGCAGCTGGTCCGCGGGCGGTTCGAGCGGCGACTTCACATACTCGGTCCCGCTGCGCGTTCCGCCGGCTTCGGCCGGTGTGGCACCGAAACTGGGCCTCGGCTACTCGTCGGGCGCGGTCGACGGGCGCACGAGCGCTACCAACAACCAGGCCTCGATCGTGGGTGACGGCTGGGAACTGAGCACCGGTGGGTTCATCGAGCGCCAGTACAAGCCGTGTTCGGAAGACCTGGGCGGCAACAACCAGCAGCGCAAGACCGGTGACCTGTGCTGGGCCACCGACAACGCCGTGCTCAGCCTCAACGGCGTGTCCGCGGAACTGGTCAAGGTCCCGAACAGCAATTACTGGAAGCCCAAGCACGACGACGGCTCCCGCATCGAGCGTCTCACCGGCGCGGTCAACGGTGACAAGGACGGGGAGCACTGGAAGGTCACCGCCGCTGACGGCACCCAGTACTTCCTCGGCCTGAACCGGCTACCGGGCTGGAAGGACAACGACCCGGTCACCAACTCGGCCTACACGGTGCCGGTGTTCGGCAACAACAAGGATGAGCCCTGCAACGCGACCGCGTTCGGGGATTCGTGGTGCCAGCAGGGCTATCGCTGGAATCTCGACTACGTCGTCGATACCAACGGCAACGCCACCACCTACTACTACGACGTCGAAACCAACCACTACGGCCGCGACGAAGCCGGGGACAAGCAGACCCCGTACATCGCGGGCGGGCAGGTTCGCCGGATCGAGTACGGGCTGCGGTCGAACGCGTTGTTCGCCCCGGCGCCGGCACGCGTGTGGTTCGACACCGTCGAGCGCTGCCTGCCGACGGCGACTTTCGCCTGCAACCCGGATCAGCTGAACAAGGACACCGCGAAGTCGTGGCCCGACGTGCCTTTCGACGCGATCTGCAAGCCGGGGGACCTGTGCGACAACAAGAACTCCCCGGCGTTCTTCACCCGCAAGCGGCTGGTGAAGGTGCTGACTCAGATCCGGGCCAAGGTGGAGGGTGCGGCGCAGTGGCGTGATGTCGACTCCTGGGCGCTGCGGCACCAGTTCCCGGCTACCGGGGACGGCCTCTCACCCGCGCTGTGGTTGACCAGCGTTCAGCACATCGGGCACGTGGGCGGTACGGCCAGCACGCCGGAGATGGTGTTCCACGGCCAGGCGTTGCCCAACCGGGTCGACACCAACTCCGACAATCGCCCGCCGATCACCCGGCACCGCGTGCAGCGCGTGGTCGGCGAAGCCGGTGGCGTGGTCGAGGTCACCTACTCCGGCCCGCAGTGCGTCGCGGGTACGAACATGCCCGCCAACGCCGAGCACAACACCATGCGCTGTTTCCCGACCTGGTGGGTGCCCGAGTTCGGTTACGAGCGCGAACTCGGGTGGTTCCACAAATACCGTGTCGACGCGGTCTCCCAGGATTCCCGGACCACCGGGCCCTCGATCCAGAAGACCTACTACGAGTACTCGGACAAGGCTGCTTGGCATTTCGACGATGCCAAGTTCACCGAGATGAAGTACCGCACGTGGTCGCAGTGGCGTGGCTACGATCTGGTCCGCACCATCGTCGGCGAGCCGGGCACCACCCGGTCGATCACCGAGGAACGGTTCCTGCGCGGCATGGACGGCGATCGTCTGCCCAACAACGGCAAGCGCTCGGTGCAGGTCACCGATTCCGAAGGCGGCAAGGTCACCGACTCCGAGCAGTTGGCCGGGTACTCCTGGGAAAGCCTGCAGTACGACGGCACCAAGCTGGTCTCGGCGTCGGTGAAGGACCCGTGGGTGAAGGGCCCGACCGCGACCGACGGCGACAACCAGGCGTTCATGACCAACACCGCCTCGGTCCGTGGCCGCACCCTGCTCGGTGACGGGACCTGGCGACGCACCACGGTCAACAACCGGTTCGACGAGTACGGCAACATCGACCAGGTCGAGGACCTCGGCGACACCGGCAAGACCGGCGACGAATCCTGCGCCAGGACCACCTACGCCTACAACACCACCGTTGGGATCATCAACCGGCAGGCCGCGGTGCGCACCATTGGCCAGCCGTGCTCGGCCTATCCGGGTGAGGCCCAGCACCTGATCTCCGACGTGCGCACCTCGTATGACGATCTGCCGCACGGCACCCCGCCCACCAAGGGCAACGTGTCGCTGACCGAACGCTGGACCGGCAACTCCTACCAGGTCAACCAGCGCACCAGCTACGACGACCTCGGCCGTACCACCAAGGTCGTCAACTCCGAGAACCACGAAGTCACCACCAGCTACGCACCCGGGCCGGAGTTCCTGGTCGACACGGTCACCAAGACCGACCCGCTCAAGCACACTGCGGTGACCATCTTGGAGCCCGCGTGGGGGCAGGCCACCGGCGAGATCGGGATGAGCGGTGAACGCGCCGACGTGGCCTACGACCCGCTCGGCCGGGTCACCAAGATGTGGAAACCCGGCCGCAAGAAGGATCTGCAGAGCCCCAACGGCGAGTTCGAGTACGAGTACCGCACCGACGGGCCCACCACGGTCACCACCCGTGCCTTGCGCGACAACGGCAGTTACAACACCAGCTACACCCTGTTCGACGGGCTGCTGCGGGAACGTCAGCAGCAGCTGCCTGCGGTGAAGAGCGGCCGTATCATCAGCGACTTCTTCTTCGACTCCCGCGGTCTGCAGCACAAGGTCAACGGCGCCTACTTCAACGACCTCGCGCCAGGCAAGACCCTGCACGAGGTCCTCGACAACGCGGTGCCCAACCAGACGATCAACGAGTTCGACGCCCTGCAGCGCGAGACCGCGGTCATCTACCGCCACAAGGGCGAGGAGAAGTGGCGCACCAGTTCGTCCTACGGCGGTGACCGCACCACCGTGGTCCCGCCGCGCGGCGGTACGACGACGACGGTGATCAAGGACGTCCAGGGCCGGATCGTCGAACGTCGCCAGCACCACACCGCAGACCCGGCCAGTCCGTTCGACACCACCCGCTACACCTTCAACAGCCGCGGTCAGCAGGAGTCCATGACCGGCCCGGACGGGGCGGTCTGGCGCTACGACTACGACGAACTCGGTCGCAAGAAGGCCGATCACGATCCCGACAGCGGCACCAGCACCTACACCTACGACAACCTCGACCGCCTGGTGACCAGCACCGATGCCCGTGGCCACGTCCAGCGCACCGAGTACGACGCCCTCGGCCGCAAGATCGCCGAGTACCAGCGTCCCGGTGCCGACCAGCCGGAGGTCAAGTCCGCCAGCTGGGCCTACGACTATCTCAAGAAGGGACTGCTCGACTCGTCCACGCGCTGGGTGAACGGGCAGGCTTACACCAAGAAGGTCAACGCATACGACGACGCGCTGCGTCCCACCTCGACCAGCGTCGTCATTCCCGACACCGAGCAGGAGCTCAAGGGCGACTACAAGTTCACGTCCGCGTTCGACCTCAACACCGGTGCGCTGCTGAACGAGATCCATCCCGCGGCGGGCGGCTTGGACCGGGAGGCCATCCAGCACCGCTACAACAGCGTCGGCCTGCCCACCATGACCTTCGGGGCCGGCACCTACGTCTCGGACCACCTCTACACCCAGCACGGCGAAACGCTGCGGCTGACCATGGGGTCCGGGTCCAAGACCGTCACCTCGTCGATGTTCTACGAGGAAGGCACCCGCCGCCTGCAAGGGGTCGAGGTGCAGCGCAACACCGCGAACTCCTACCTGGCCAACCGCACCTACGCCTACGACCCCGCCGGGAACATCACCAAGATCGACGACGCCCCACCCGGTTCGGCGCGTGATGTGCAGTGCTTCTCCTACGACTACCTGCAGCGCATGACCCAGGCGTTCACCCCGGCCAGCGGCAACTGTGAGCAGCAGCCCACCGTCGCGGGGCTTGGGGGAGCGGCACCGTACTGGAACGAATACAAGTACGACACCAGCGGCAACCGGACCGAAGACGTCCAGCACCGTGCCGACGGTGACGTCACCCGCACCTACGACTACGGCGCCGCGGACGGCAGCCAGCCGCACACCCTGCGCTCGGTCACCCAGGTCGGGCCCAATGGCACCGCCAAGGACGAGTTCGGCTACGACGCCGCCGGGAACCAGACTCTGCGCAACGTCGCTGGCTCGCCGCAGACGATGGAGTTCGACACCAGCGGCCGCAATACCAAGGTGACCGAGCACGATGGCCGTACCTACGACTACCTCTATGACGCCGATGGCAACCGGCTGATCAAGCGCACCGCCCAGACCACCACGCTCTACCTCGGTGGCATGGAGCTGCGCCTGGACAACACCACCAAGACCGTCTCGGGCAGCCGCTACTACAACCACGGCGGCTCCGCGGTTGCTGTTCGGACTTCCGGCCCGCAAGGGAAACTGTCCTACCTGCTCGGTGACCACCAGGGCACCGCGGGCATGAGCGTGGACGCCGAAACCCTCGACGTCACCACCCGCCGCCAGGACCCGTTCGGCAACGAGCGTGGTGAGCAGCCGCAGACCTGGCCGGACGAGAAGGGCTTCGTCGGCGGCACCAAGGACGAAAGCGGCCTGACCCACCTCGGCGCCCGCGAATACGACCCGAAGAACGGCCGGTTCACCTCCGCGGATCCCGTCCTCGACCAGGACGACCCGCAGCAGATGAACGGCTACGCCTACGCCAACAACTCGCCGGTCACCAACTCCGACCCCAGCGGCCTGTACTGGAAGACCGTCAAGACCACCAAACTGGTCATGAAGACCTTCGCCTTCAAGGCGATGTGGTGGCTGGCTGCGATGCCGTTCTTCAAGTTCGTCCTCATCTCGTACTGGGTGATCCAGGTCTTCGTCTACCGCGTGTGGATCGAACCGCCCTGGAAGGGCCAGGCCTCCCAGCAGGTCAGCGACGAACAAGCCGCGCGTGAAGCAGGCCTCAGCCTCGCCGAGTACGAAGAAGCCAAACGAGCCGCCGCGGACAAACGCACCTGGATCCAGGTCGCCATCGAACACGGTGGCGAGATCGTCCAGGAGATCGTCGGTGTCAAGGGTGTCGTGGACAACTGCTTCGACAACTTCAACCTGGTGCAGTGCGGCCTGGAAATCGTCTCCGCCCTGCCATGGGCGAAGCTGATCAAAATCGGCAAGATCATCGGCAAGATCGTCGAAGCCTTCGAGAAGACGGTCAACTGGATCCGCGGTCGTGAGAAAGCAGAAGCAAGTCTCCGCAGCGTCGAGCAAGCCAAGGAACGTTTGCTGAGCAGTTGCACAAAATCTCACAGCTTCGTGCCCGGCACCCTGGTGCTGATGGCTGACGGGACTCACAAGTCGATCGATCAAGTCACCCTGGGTGATCGCGTGTACGCCACCGACCCGACGACCGGGGAATCCGGCCCCCGTGAGGTGGTTGCCACCATCGAGAGCGGCGGTGGTATGAAGAATCTGGTCGACATCACCGTGACTGGTGACCACTCGAATGTCCAGCTTCTAGGCATGGTGACCGCTACCGAAGGTCACCCGTTCTGGGTGCCGGAACTGGGTAAGTTTGTGCCCGCCAAGTATCTCCGTGCGGGGATGTGGCTCAAGTCGAGTGATGGATCGTATGTTCAGGTCGCGACTGTGCGGGCTTGGACTGGTTCCAGTCGTGTGCACAACCTGACGGTTGAAGCAGACCACACCTACTATGCCCTCGCGGGGGCAATCGGTATCCTCAACCACAACTGCTCGGGTGGCCCAGAGGTCGGCCCCGGCGCCTCGCTTGACAACATCTCAGGAGGTGAGCAACGTCGAATCCAGAACGTCGCGGACCGCCTCAATACGCCAGTGTCATTGGTGGGAAGCCGAGCGAAAGGAACGGCTCATGGAATGTCCGACTGGGACTATGTAATTCCTGGTATCAATAGTAGAAATAGGAGCAGGGTGCAAACCTCTCTTCCGCGTGGAAATGAATGGCTTGGTCGAAATAGGGAGCGGATCGATATATTTTCCGGTAGTCTGGTTACCAGTGAGCCTTATATAACTTTCCATCCAAGGGTGAACTGA
- a CDS encoding LamG-like jellyroll fold domain-containing protein encodes MALTVSMIASLFSNGTAIADEIGAVSPEIASALAKAESSGQEVPVASETTEYAEVVAGPDGALVSRQSLEPQRVRRGDAWVPVDLTLETRPDGTIGPKAGFVDVRFSGGGTSEQPLASVVRDGREVGIGWPGALPAPVLDGAVATYPETLPGIDLVLTAKATGYSQVLVVKNAEAAQDPRLKEIAFPNHAVGVTPRLTAAGGIEAVDNAGVAHFLGDASKMWDSRGSGQQRAAAAAETPATATMDVDVTDSAVVVRPDEAFLKDPARVYPVFIDPEYWWAGAKQNHVVVQSGDFANARNFNRTDGDLADLKAGYQNGYLSRSYFNFDVSAMRGKVIHRAAVRTRVIHSWSCNGGPTELNLAGGIGPDTTWNNQPWVAGHYGDISRSNHAAYCPSDGWSDAPITDLMKAAANEQWTNMVFRLKARSEGSTSDWRRFDLNPVLEVVYNSVPDKPGQLGMENGQIPCASGENRPYVFTPTPRLRGKLTDPDAGTLQAHFSLHKGAVGASTQIWTGSTGNIPSGSFAEVTVPSGLVTEEGIYNWSMSASDGGSPSSWVGSCEFAVDKTVPGQPGVSSTDYPAGGSPAGGLGQTGTFAFTANGTTDVRHYLWSVSEQEHDDPKTRADADGLGGPAVVRWTPVSEGLQTMFVRSVDRAGNLSEIVKYRLNVRYGDPLLGNLTGHWKLNGNADDSSGNNRHLAGPSGTTAGYDGQAATLDGLTQRLSRPGPVVDTSKSFSVAAWAKLDKVGGWPTLLSQDGVTTSGFQLQATHDGRWGAAMFSQDVNGGGTHARAVATTQVQVGVWTHLVAAYDHGSGRLRLYVNGALAAEVAHTSTWSAGGDFQVGASQWNGGRVDFFPGALDEIRAYQRVIVPSEAALLANQAVLRAHYPLGEGSGSTATDSVSGAQAQFGGTAAWSQGEYTGAKFAGQGGAGFGVVTAPRPTVRTDRSYTVSAWVYLDEANLGARTAVSFGGAQYSPFMLQYRPELKRWNFLVALSPTAEGGWWIPAAGEVATGRWVHLTGVYDLAAAEARVYVDGVYSGRVTGVTGWNGTGDLLIGAGRWNGKDADPWQGSVRGVRLYSGALSDQQIGQLPGADL; translated from the coding sequence GTGGCGCTGACCGTATCGATGATCGCTTCGTTATTTTCCAACGGAACAGCAATTGCTGACGAAATTGGAGCGGTGTCACCGGAAATTGCGTCGGCGCTGGCCAAGGCGGAATCGAGCGGGCAGGAAGTGCCGGTCGCGTCGGAGACCACGGAGTATGCCGAGGTGGTCGCCGGTCCGGACGGGGCGCTGGTGTCGCGGCAGAGCCTGGAGCCACAGCGGGTGCGCCGAGGTGACGCGTGGGTGCCCGTAGATCTGACGTTGGAGACGCGACCGGATGGCACGATCGGGCCGAAGGCCGGGTTCGTGGATGTGCGTTTCTCCGGCGGTGGCACGAGCGAGCAGCCACTGGCGTCGGTGGTGCGCGATGGTCGTGAGGTAGGGATCGGGTGGCCCGGAGCGTTGCCTGCGCCGGTGCTCGATGGCGCGGTGGCGACGTATCCGGAGACGTTGCCCGGCATCGATCTGGTGCTGACGGCCAAGGCGACCGGGTACAGCCAGGTGCTGGTGGTGAAGAACGCCGAGGCCGCACAGGATCCGCGGTTGAAGGAGATCGCCTTTCCCAATCACGCGGTGGGGGTGACGCCGCGGTTGACCGCGGCCGGTGGCATCGAGGCCGTCGACAACGCGGGTGTGGCGCACTTCCTCGGTGATGCCTCGAAGATGTGGGATTCGCGCGGCTCCGGCCAGCAGCGAGCCGCAGCGGCCGCGGAGACCCCCGCGACGGCGACCATGGACGTCGACGTGACCGACTCGGCTGTGGTCGTGCGCCCGGACGAGGCGTTCCTCAAGGATCCCGCGCGGGTGTATCCGGTGTTCATCGACCCGGAGTACTGGTGGGCGGGCGCCAAGCAGAACCACGTCGTGGTGCAGAGCGGAGACTTCGCCAACGCGCGCAACTTCAACCGGACCGACGGCGACCTCGCCGACCTGAAGGCGGGTTACCAGAACGGGTACCTGTCGCGGTCGTACTTCAACTTCGACGTGTCGGCCATGCGTGGCAAGGTGATCCACCGCGCGGCGGTGCGGACGCGGGTCATTCACTCCTGGTCGTGCAACGGTGGGCCGACGGAGTTGAACCTGGCCGGCGGGATCGGGCCGGACACGACGTGGAACAACCAACCGTGGGTGGCAGGTCACTACGGCGACATCAGCCGGTCCAACCACGCCGCGTACTGCCCGAGCGACGGTTGGTCCGACGCGCCCATCACCGATCTGATGAAGGCCGCGGCGAACGAACAGTGGACGAACATGGTCTTCCGGCTCAAGGCGCGCAGCGAGGGCTCGACGTCGGACTGGCGGCGGTTCGATCTGAACCCGGTGCTGGAGGTCGTGTACAACAGCGTGCCGGACAAGCCCGGCCAGTTGGGCATGGAGAACGGTCAGATCCCTTGTGCCAGTGGGGAGAACCGGCCGTACGTGTTCACGCCGACACCTCGCCTGCGGGGCAAGCTGACCGATCCCGACGCCGGCACGCTCCAGGCGCATTTCAGCCTGCACAAGGGCGCGGTCGGGGCGAGCACCCAGATCTGGACGGGCTCGACCGGCAACATTCCTTCGGGATCCTTCGCCGAGGTCACGGTCCCCTCGGGCCTGGTGACCGAGGAGGGCATCTACAACTGGTCGATGTCGGCCAGCGACGGTGGCAGCCCGTCGTCGTGGGTGGGCAGTTGCGAGTTCGCGGTCGACAAAACGGTTCCCGGCCAACCAGGGGTCAGCTCCACCGACTATCCGGCTGGGGGAAGCCCGGCGGGTGGCCTGGGGCAGACGGGGACCTTCGCCTTCACCGCCAACGGAACCACCGACGTGCGGCACTACCTGTGGTCGGTCAGCGAGCAGGAGCACGACGATCCCAAGACGCGGGCCGATGCCGACGGACTCGGCGGCCCGGCGGTAGTCCGGTGGACACCGGTCAGCGAGGGCCTGCAGACGATGTTCGTGCGGTCGGTCGACCGCGCCGGGAACCTGTCCGAGATCGTGAAGTACCGGCTGAACGTGCGCTACGGTGATCCGCTGCTCGGGAACCTGACCGGGCACTGGAAGCTCAACGGCAATGCCGATGACAGCAGCGGCAACAACCGGCACCTGGCGGGACCGAGCGGAACCACCGCGGGCTACGACGGGCAGGCGGCGACACTGGACGGCCTGACCCAGCGGCTGTCCCGGCCTGGTCCGGTGGTGGACACGTCGAAGAGCTTTTCGGTTGCGGCGTGGGCGAAACTGGACAAGGTCGGCGGCTGGCCGACGCTGCTGTCCCAGGACGGCGTGACGACCAGCGGGTTCCAGCTCCAGGCCACCCACGACGGGCGCTGGGGCGCGGCGATGTTCAGCCAGGACGTCAACGGTGGCGGGACGCACGCCCGCGCGGTCGCGACCACCCAGGTGCAGGTGGGTGTGTGGACGCACCTGGTCGCGGCCTATGACCACGGTTCGGGCAGGTTGCGCCTCTACGTCAACGGTGCGCTCGCCGCCGAAGTCGCCCACACCAGCACCTGGTCGGCTGGTGGTGACTTCCAGGTGGGTGCCTCGCAGTGGAACGGCGGCCGGGTCGACTTCTTCCCCGGCGCGCTGGACGAAATCCGCGCCTATCAGCGGGTGATCGTGCCGTCCGAGGCCGCGTTGCTGGCCAATCAGGCGGTACTGCGGGCCCACTACCCGCTGGGCGAAGGCAGCGGGTCGACGGCCACGGATTCGGTTTCCGGTGCGCAGGCGCAGTTCGGCGGTACGGCCGCATGGTCACAGGGCGAGTACACCGGCGCCAAGTTCGCCGGCCAGGGCGGCGCGGGATTCGGTGTGGTCACCGCGCCGCGGCCGACCGTGCGCACGGATCGTTCGTACACCGTGTCCGCCTGGGTGTACCTGGACGAGGCCAATTTGGGTGCCCGTACCGCGGTGTCCTTCGGCGGTGCGCAGTATTCGCCGTTCATGCTTCAGTACCGGCCGGAACTGAAGCGCTGGAACTTCCTGGTGGCACTGAGCCCGACGGCGGAAGGCGGTTGGTGGATTCCCGCCGCCGGCGAGGTCGCCACGGGCCGCTGGGTGCACTTGACCGGGGTTTACGACCTCGCCGCTGCCGAGGCACGGGTGTACGTCGACGGCGTTTACTCAGGCCGGGTCACCGGGGTCACCGGCTGGAACGGAACCGGGGACCTGCTCATCGGCGCCGGCCGCTGGAACGGCAAGGACGCCGATCCCTGGCAGGGCTCGGTGCGCGGCGTCCGGCTGTACTCCGGTGCGCTCTCCGACCAGCAGATCGGGCAGTTGCCCGGCGCGGACCTCTGA